A single region of the Brachypodium distachyon strain Bd21 chromosome 3, Brachypodium_distachyon_v3.0, whole genome shotgun sequence genome encodes:
- the LOC100842046 gene encoding F-box protein At3g58530 yields the protein MAAAAAADEAWCRETVPRVMELVSPRLPQRDACALLAVSPWCHRALVANPKLWEVLDLHELKKAGDRLISALSLARYCHLKVVNLEFAQDIDDRHFLHLKEMGGIVLEELEFMNLNACQKISDKGIEAVTSLCPNLRALSIYWIVGLKDASIGHIVKNCKQIMDLNLSGCKNISDKGMHLVADNYQGLRKLDITRCIKLTDDGFQEVLQQCSALESLNLYALSSLTDKVYTKIGYLANLMFLDLCGAQNLTDDGLACISRCGGLKYLNLTWCVRVTDVGVVAIAEGCRSLELLSLFGILGVTDACLEALSKSCSDGLTTLDVNGCTGIKRRSQDDLIQLFPRLCCFKVHS from the exons atggcggcggcggcggcggccgatgAGGCGTGGTGCCGGGAGACTGTTCCCCGTGTGATGGAGCTGGTGAGCCCGCGTCTTCCTCAGCGCGACGCCTGCGCCCTGCTGGCCGTCAGCCCCTGGTGCCACCGCGCCCTCGTCGCCAATCCCAAGCTCTGGGAG GTACTTGATCTGCATGAGCTGAAGAAAGCTGGTGACCGACTTATTTCAGCACTTTCACTG GCAAGGTATTGTCATCTCAAAGTAGTTAACCTTGAATTTGCTCAAGATATTGATGACCGGCATTTCCTTCATCTAAAAGAAATG GGTGGTATTGTACTAGAAGAGTTGGAATTCATGAACCTAAATGCCTGTCAAAAAATCTCTGACAAAGGAATTGAAGCTGTTACCAGTCTTTGTCCAAATCTTCGGGCCCTTTCTATCTACTGGATTGTTGG GCTGAAAGACGCAAGCATTGGACACATTGTGAAGAACTGCAAGCAGATAATGGACCTGAATCTGAGTGGCTGTAAG AATATCTCAGATAAAGGCATGCATCTAGTTGCTGATAATTATCAAGGACTACGTAAGTTGGACATAACCAG GTGCATTAAATTGACTGATGATGGATTTCAAGAAGTGCTTCAGCAATGCTCTGCTCTTGAAAGTTTGAACCTTTACGCCCTTTCGAG TTTAACCGACAAGGTTTATACAAAGATAGGATATTTAGCTAACCTTATGTTTCTAGACTTATGTGGGGCCCAG AATCTAACTGACGACGGCCTTGCCTGTATATCAAGATGCGGAGGTTTGAAATACCTCAACTTGACTTG GTGTGTACGTGTTACTGATGTTGGTGTAGTAGCTATCGCAGAGGGCTGCCGGTCCCTTGAACTACTAAG TTTATTTGGAATACTTGGAGTAACTGATGCCTGCCTGGAGGCTTTGTCAAAATCTTGCTCAGATGGTCTCACGACCCTTGATGTAAATGGCTGTACTGGTATTAAG AGGAGGAGCCAGGATGACCTGATTCAGCTGTTCCCGCGCTTGTGTTGTTTCAAGGTGCACAGCTAG
- the LOC104583498 gene encoding uncharacterized protein LOC104583498 translates to MDPAEVLNVRFHFGGEFVRIGPRLDYVGGDEALSVIERDKVSFPELKGHLADHLTLNENKKIHWLLPGKELNDGLMFLYDDTGCLRMSQNITDGGVADIFVEFNTNEPDSSTDSGSNYKEGDEESSEFHSGEEIDDFPEPNSVLTADSNGAVVVIDLTEANDKVLVPNDDGVITQVFRSPTKKSQHAAEKERGVRGHALDVSSSQLGISVITRSSQVQDSDAVPPVQNVAAAPTVVQEELAADVENSDSSSEDSEYQPLSDDSDEHSKIVELRKHARMYKKRIRSSQRFVASGSSAAVPIDLVANVEEVVMEAEFDSEEEDYSYDDDPDGGDDHFVRRKSKYPRYNNKSDVPHFSLSMVFSSKQQMRKALQKYGLVTKRSIVFLKSEENRVRAKCGWPGCPWLIYAAKRSRCSRFQVITYMDEHHCAQNRDNKLVTAKVIAKRYENFLMANLTWKIDSMKTTVLQEMFADVTSSKCKAAKKIVMEKMFAGMKGEYTKVFDYQLELLRSNPL, encoded by the coding sequence ATGGATCCCGCGGAGGTGTTGAATGTGCGATTTCATTTTGGTGGAGAGTTCGTCCGCATAGGACCACGACTGGATTATGTGGGTGGGGATGAAGCATTGTCCGTGATTGAGCGCGACAAAGTGTCATTTCCAGAGTTGAAAGGGCACCTTGCTGATCATCTAACACTGAACGAGAACAAGAAAATACATTGGCTTCTTCCTGGAAAAGAACTGAATGATGGTTTGATGTTCTTGTATGATGACACTGGTTGCTTAAGAATGTCTCAGAACATAACAGACGGAGGAGTTGCTGATATCTTTGTGGAGTTTAATACAAATGAGCCAGACTCCAGCACAGATAGTGGTAGCAATTATAAAGAGGGGGATGAGGAAAGCAGTGAGTTCCATAGCGGTGAAGAAATTGACGATTTCCCAGAGCCTAATTCTGTCCTTACTGCAGATTCAAATGGAGCTGTGGTGGTTATTGATCTAACAGAAGCCAATGATAAGGTGTTAGTGCCAAATGATGATGGGGTGATTACACAGGTTTTCAGAAGCCCAACAAAGAAGAGTCAACATGCggcagagaaagagagaggagtaAGAGGACATGCATTGGATGTAAGTAGTTCACAACTGGGAATATCTGTGATCACTAGATCTAGTCAGGTTCAGGATTCAGATGCGGTGCCACCAGTCCAGAATGTTGCAGCAGCTCCTACTGTAGTACAAGAAGAATTGGCAGCAGATGTAGAGAACAGTGATAGTAGCAGTGAGGATAGTGAGTACCAACCACTTAGTGATGACAGTGATGAACATTCAAAAATAGTGGAGCTAAGAAAGCATGCAAGGATGTACAAGAAGAGAATTAGGTCATCTCAGAGATTTGTTGCATCTGGGTCCAGTGCAGCAGTGCCAATTGATTTGGTTGCCAATGTAGAAGAGGTGGTCATGGAAGCTGAATTTGAttcagaggaagaagattatTCTTATGATGATGATCCTGATGGAGGAGATGACCACTTTGTGAGAAGAAAGAGTAAGTACCCAAGATATAACAACAAATCTGACGTGCCACACTTCAGTTTGTCAATGGTTTTCAGCAGCAAACAACAGATGAGAAAGGCATTGCAGAAATACGGTCTTGTCACCAAAAGGAGTATAGTGTTCTTGAAATCAGAAGAGAACAGAGTTAGGGCAAAATGTGGTTGGCCTGGTTGTCCATGGCTCATCTATGCAGCAAAGAGGAGTAGATGTAGCAGGTTTCAAGTCATTACCTACATGGATGAGCACCATTGTGCACAGAACAGGGATAATAAGTTAGTGACTGCGAAGGTCATTGCAAAGAGGTATGAAAACTTCCTTATGGCAAATCTTACTTGGAAGATTGATAGCATGAAGACAACAGTGTTGCAAGAGATGTTTGCTGATGTCACTTCTTCAAAATGTAAAGCTGCAAAGAAAATAGTAATGGAGAAGATGTTTGCAGGGATGAAAGGGGAGTACACTAAAGTGTTTGATTACCAGCTGGAACTACTTAGGAGCAACCCTCTGTGA
- the LOC100846930 gene encoding uncharacterized protein LOC100846930, which yields MLKFLSKVVVEYNPLDPRKAAAVELLAQCNGRKAKDSNPACSVELRRLPAAAAAEDPKAQPPPRVLVTYVNGAEEAFDAADGATAQGMRDQILARGRLLETEQLFREAGEKWPVVIPEEELGMSFPGIKPKKAEEKPQAS from the exons ATGCTCAAGTTCCTGTccaaggtggtggtggagtaCAACCCGCTGGACCcgcggaaggcggcggcggtggagctcCTCGCGCAGTGCAACGGCCGCAAGGCCAAGGACTCCAACCCTGCCTGCTCGGTCGAGCTGCGGCGCCtgcccgcggcggccgcagctgAGGACCCCAAGGCCCAGCCTCCCCCGCGCGTCCTCGTCACCTACGTCAACGGTGCCGAGGAGGCCTtcgacgccgccgacggcgccaCCGCGCAGGGCATGCGCGACCAGATCCTCGCCCGCGGCCGCCTACTTGAGACCGAGCAGCTCTTCCGCGAGGCCGGGGAGAAGTGGCCCGTAGTCATCccagaggaggagctcggcatGTCATTCCCCGGTATCAAG CCAAAGAAAGCAGAGGAGAAGCCCCAGGCTTCATGA